Within the Phaseolus vulgaris cultivar G19833 chromosome 9, P. vulgaris v2.0, whole genome shotgun sequence genome, the region GTGAAGTCATACCAAGGTAAGTATTCTAAAACttctcattcttcttcttcttccactcACAAAACTCCccactcttcttcttcttcttcacattACAAATCATAAGACCCttctgttgggtctattagtgtctaagttctagaggggaggggtgaattgagcttataaaattttcgcaagaacacacaatttttcagtattccagaggcaaaaagaacagattgtttttatatgaaacagattgattcttcatagcagtcttggcacaatttgaattttgttcaatgtaaaattgtgttcaacaagaaatataacagaaccagatcagcttaatattgttaTAGATGAAGGATACAACTATGCTTAGGAATCAATCAAAAgctacacaacacaagatttcaagaagtatgatcctttctcaggttttaatgaatgatcagtttgttcacaattcacttaaaccattatatgcagcaaccttgtttatgatcagaaaacttcaacaaatcaggaagaacagttttcacttaacccagaattaacagattcaatttaaaaagaacagatttagttcttgacagaattaagcaaaaaccagaaaagagtgcagggatgagaatacaagatacacacgtttttatactggttcactcatatagagctacatccagtctcaccttaccccaaggtggaattcactaaaaacagtaccaatcacttacaaaaccagcagttcttgaacactacaagaacaacacacacaatgctgaaaaaccctatttcagcacaccttgcactccaagaaaccctatcaaggagtgactaacacttacacctttacaaaacagaataaaggaaagattacacctgaaaagaagatgcaagaactcaaaaccagtagttcaatttgctgcagaactgcaccagcaccttcaccaagattcaaggtttcctagaacaagcacacttgaaaatctctttggaaaacctttcaagaACCCTTTCAATcattcttctcacatggaaattgtttgatctctgtcaaaagcgtaattcctcacaACTACTTCATGTGAGAGAGttattgtttatatagaaaacagtttctaacttcttttcaaaaaacagttgaaaagcagttaagaaaacaacagattcagttttgaacttaacatatttattttgtaaaaactgccaactcagcttaacagaaataactgtctgagtggtacctttggtgccctacctaacttgtgaaaaacctttcaactcaccaaggaataaacctgttctttcacagtaaaacagattaaggtataacacacaggccagctcagcttaactgaaataacgaactgagcttttcCTTGGagccttaacagaaatttagaaaatccttttaacagagaagaaataaacagattctttcttcataaaacagatttatttgtgtactgttttaaaattgttaaaaccattttaaaaagcttttcaaaaaccatttaaccacatcatgtgcttgatctagacttggttaggcatctaggataggttacacagcaaaaggcaatcatacacacttacaagcctaattacaaatgaatctaaaaacctattacaatcttcaaagcactcaagccattttcttcatcaaacacacatcaagccttggtagggaagaagcttcctccagcttcaacaccttcatcttcttcatctaaACCCATTTTTTGAGAAAAGATaagtaaaacaaaatattttaaatctttggGTTTTGTACACATTGCATTTGAGTATCCCAAAAAAAAAGGTTATGATGTTGAAAGATAATAGGGAAGTAAGTTCACAacattcttcatcttcttcaattgATAAAGGGTGCAAGTTATCTCCATCTGAAGGAGATTTATTAATGATTAGGCTCATGATTGgacacattaaaaatattttaaagaaactcaaagagaaaatatttttcactcaACTTGCCTAATCATGAATGAAACTTGCACCCTTATTAAGATGAAGGAAGTTGTACCAATGTAGTAAGTCAAAGAATGGTGAACAAAGTTCAACTTACCTCCATCCTCATTCTAAACCTTAAAAGctacaatggttaagtgaagAAGCTGAAATTGATGTGATCCAACAAACACTTGTATCCTTTTCCATTGGTAAATTCTAATGGAGATTCACAAGGGACAAACTCAAAAGAAGTAGAAAAAGATACAAGAAATCtctcaaattatataatattccTTGATTTTCTTAGAATATTCTACAATCCAAGAGTCTTTAAAGAATTATATTGGACAAAATTTATAAGTTAGGAAATTATGAAGAGTTATTAACTACTAGTTGTCACTTTTATGAGTGTAATGATGATTGTTACTACTTCACACGACTTTTAACTAATTAATGCACCGCATGTGCATCTTGGAGATGTAATAAtgagtatttttcttaactTTAGGGGTTATGGTGTGTgtctttttctaattttagGAACCACCCTTTTATTAAGATTTATTAGGAATTGACTTAGTTTTAAACATATGGTTAAttgagttaattttaatttaagtatTCTTATGTTTGCAATGGGTTTTCTAATGTTTCTAAACACTTGAGAGGTGTATTTTACTCTTCAAAATTGTGGCATGCTCTTTATAAAAGAGTGTAAACATCTCTTGTATAATTACTTTTGACTATTGAATGAAACTTCCTTATGATATCATATTTGAAGTCTCAAGAGTTCGTTTATCTTGTTTTGGTtcttattttgatatgttttttcTAGTGACGAATCTTCATGCATTTATCCGTTGATTTTCAATAGAAGATAGTGTGTTCTTTCTTCAATCTATTATATTAATCCAATTTTACTTTATTTGCTTACTTGTTCTTACATTTATGCATTGAATTCATCAATGTTGAATGAGTTATTTATTGGAACCCATGCTTACACAAGCTTTTGATGATCATTTAAAGAGTTTTTCTTCTCCATATTTTCTTGAGTTGATTAAGATCCTACCAACCTTCTAAGTATCACATTAGAAATAATAAGAAATTGAAAGCTAAATCTCTCTCCCCAGTACCTATTTGTAAGAAAAAAAGTGGGCTAAAAATTGCTTTCTCATTCTACTATACTTTCTACAAAAAGACCCCACTTTCTTTCCCTCATATCACTCAAAGAACCAAGAAAAATtgtagaaaaaattaattattttttttttgtaatgaacATTATTTATAGATGGAAAGGAAGATGTGGATGGTTCATAAAAATGTGTTGTTCCTATTACTACTTTTATTTGATGAATAATATCTTGGAGTGAGTTTATTACACTAAAAAATTCTTTCAAGCCTCTTTGACAAGTTCCTTTTGCACTCTTGGTTCTTATCCTAATCATGGAACCTTTCGTGTTAAACTGCATTTTCTCGCTTTGACCTTCATCAATAATTCTTTACCGTAGTCtcattaagattttaaattgtataatttttaaggATGACAAAGTGGGTCGGACAAGCCAACCCGCCATCATTTAAGCAGGACGGGTCAACCTTTTGAATCCACCATCTCGTATTAGTTTGACCCGCTTAACCTGCCAACCCGTCGGAACATAGTCAGGACGGGGAGGGCAAGTCCGCCAGCCCACcctccttttttttatatttttaaatataaatgtcATGCTTTTGGAATCAAAATTGGTGgttgtaaatattatatatatatatttataactttatttacattaatttatttataaataatttgattaattCGAGTATTGTTGATATTTACTTTGTTTTGTTAGACATTAAACattcttttaatataatattaaagtttgattcaattttattattctcTCTTGCATTTTTATTGTTCAAAACATGATAACAAAGACTACAACCAAATAAATAggttcaaaacaaaaaaaatacaaaagaataaaaatatataaaaaataaaggagTGCGAGCTGACGGGCTCACGGGCTAGTCTGCTCCGTCCCGCATGTGGCCCGACGAGTTGACGAGTTTTATGAGTTAAGCTAATATAGAGTGACGGGTTCAAAAGATTGACCCACTTTTTCATCCCTACGAATCAACCTACAAATCCATCTTATGATTCAGTTTGTTTAACCTAGACGAGCCAAGTCGACTCGCCCTTTTTTAGTGGACCAACAACTGATAATAACAAAACAGATAGGACTAACTATTTTACCACCTCGTAACAATTTCATCACCATCCttgatattatataaaattatcataACTAAAGTTGATGCAGTCACAATTACACtcataaaaagtttttttttaaattgtagacGAAAAGGTAAGGTTGATTTTAAAAAGTTGAGATTGAAAAAGTAAAGGAAAATGTTTTTTCAACAACCCCAAACCCCTTGTGCCAGAATACGACGCGCTGACGTGGGCACTCTGGTTACGTGGCAGTGACAATTTTGTAAAATGAGAAAGGCAAAGGGGGTGATTACGTAGCATGGTTATTTTGGTAAAATGAGGAAGACAAATGGGTAATTTAAATTTCCATAAGCGCAATTGAATAATATGTTTGTGGAAGAGAGGAACAACGGGAAAGAGTGTTATGAGCGAACATTGTGAAAGGCGATAACAGCGTAGTGTGAAGAGCGATGACGGCGTAGTGCGAAGTTGCGATGGTGTGCAAGAGGTTGCGGTCGGAGTGCGAGGAGTGACGAGAAGGTAAGTGAGTTTATTTTGGGTTTTTTGGTGTTTTACAGTTTATAATGGGTTGTTTATGGTGGTGACTTTtgtggtttagggtttatttaGGTTTTTAGTACATGAGTTTTACtgttgtgtgtgttgttctcttctttgatgattgatattattCTTGGACTGAAACTTGATCATTGTATATTTGTTTCCATTTGAAAGTTTGTATTATTGAGAAATAGTATTAAACTTTTGTCATGAGGGATTGGTGTTGTGATTTTTAGGTTTTGAAGTTTGAATTGATTTGAATTTCATTGTTTAGTGTTTTGTGCTCTGCGATTTTGGGACTGGTTTAGAACTCTTTTTGTGTCTTGTGAGTTATTGGTGATAGAATTTAATGTGAATGTTAAAGACTGAATTAGTCATAGTGACATGGGCAAGTGGTGACCCATTCATTTTTATGTGGTGACCTATGAAACACTGTGCACTGTCATATTGTCTTAGAAGTGAATGTTTGCATGTCCTTTATTGGGTGtgtttgataaaagaaaacacACTATAACAATGCTTTTAATTAACTTAGAGAATATTATAATGTTAGTGAAACATAGAAAATGGTGTATTAACGTGGAAGACATAGccaatatgaaatattaaagtAAATTTATTTGTTGTAAGTGGGGTGTTTGGGGATAAAATTAGTTTGTGCCCACTATGAAAGTCCAGTTTGTTTAATATATCTGTCTTTGGTAGAATAAACTAACACACAATAATTGGAAAACATGGGATCAAAAAAATGCACTAAAAAGAAATAATAGAGTAGAAGAAAATTTATGATATACCATTGTGTTTCAACACATGTACGTCATATTCAACAATTTCTACTTCACTTATGGACTCATGTCTATAAGATTCACCCTCATTTAACATATACTCCCTAAATTCCATTTCTTCTACTATTGGACATTTTTGTTGTCTCTTTCTGCCTTCAACCTTTCACCATACATAACTCAtactcaaatattattttattcaatgaTAACCATTGTtagagtaattttttatttctttttagaTCTAGTTGTGTACCTTTTCGAGTCGTGCATTTTCACCCACCAGTTTATATTTGGATTTTTGTTCAACTACTCATATATAGCTCCCATTCCAAAgtgattttatttgaaaaaaaaaacagttcattttttcttctgaaaatgaaactattttttttttcatttttaactaTAAAATACCCGATTAATTATTCgcaagtttattttattttatttccttcgATATTTTGCAAACATAACTTTAATATCCCCTCGTGTGCAACTATGGCATTATTCGCttgttattattgtttttcattttctaaaGAGCAAGAAATTGAGATAAACGTGAtagttaaaacattaaaaaatgatGAAATACTTTAGAGCTACTTTTTATTATCTCACTGTGAGTTGATTGTAGGTTAGACAAATGATTGTAAGGGTAGCTTGAAATGTGGTGTGTGAATCTAAGTGGTGACCtatgtgttgaagatggatgaagtctcttctctacctagtgttgtgtgtgtttggtgtagaaaaataactagtttgctttgaagtttgtaataggtttagatgatcttgtatgtaggcttgtaattgtgtaagGTTTCCTTTTGCTGtatgacccatcctagatgcctaaccaagtctagatcaaacacatgatgtggttaaagggtttttgaaaagcttttaaagtgctcttaaaagttttaaatcagtacaaaaaataaatctgttttatggagaaagaatcggtttatttcttctctgttaaaaggcttttctaaaattctgttagggcaccacaggtaaagcttagttagttatttcagttaaagctgagctggcctgtttgctatattttaatctgtttcactgtgaaagaacaggtttattctttggtcagctgaaaggtttttcacaagttagttagggcaccaaaggtacaactcagacagttatttcagttagctgagttggcggttttcacaaaataaatctgttaagttcaaaaatgaatctattgttttcataactgcttttcagctgttttttgaaaagaagttagaaactgttttctatataaagaaaagtctctcttaCATGAAAAAaggctgagcaattacgtttttgacagagatcaaacaatttccatgtgagaagaaggattgaaagatttttgaaaggttttccaaagagattttcaagtgtgcttgttctaggaaaccattgatcttggtgaaggtgatggtgtagttctgcagcaaattgaactactggttttgagttcttgcatcttcttttcaggtgtaatctttcctttattctggtttgtaaaggtgtaagtgttagtcactccttgatagggtttttTGGAGTGCAAGGTCTGCtaaaatagggtttttcagcattgattgtattgttcttgtagtgttcaagaactgctgtgtttgtatgtaattggtactgtttttagtggattccaccttggggtaaggtgagactggacgtagctctgtatgagtgaactagtataaaaacttgtgtgccttttcttttcatccctgcactcatttctggttttgcttaattctgtcaagaactaaatctgttcttttgaaattgaatctgttaattctggatTTAAGTAAAAACtattcttcctgatttgttaaagttctctaATCACAAACAAGACAGTTGTATATGATGGTTTAAGTGATCTATGAACAAACAGTCTAatcattaaaatctgagaaagaatcattctccttaaaaccttgtgttgagtaaatttgtttgatttctaagcatagatgtatccttcatcctcataatATTCAGCTAATCTGATTCTGGTATAATTCTccgttgatcacaattttatattgaacaaattcaaattgtgctagactgctctgaagaatcaatctgtttcatgtaaaaacaatctgttctttttgcctctggtatactgaaaattgtgtgttcttgcgaaaattttataagctcaattcacccctcccctcttgaacttaaaCACTAATAGACTCAACACTATGAACTTAATGCACTGTCATGTTAGCTTCCAACTTAATGTTTGCATGTGATTTTTTGTGTTGTCTCAGAGAACTAAGTTGTTTTGTTATGTGCTTTGTCAATAACCACTGGTGGTTATATGCACTCAATTTTCGGACGAGGCAATTGCATGTCTTGGACTCCATTTGTCATGGAATTGAAGGCCGATAGAAGATTGATAAAGCAATGGTAAATAGTTGCATGTTCTTCAATAGTTAATAAATTCATTTGGTTTGGATTTGTTTATCATTCTTGTTAAATTGCATCTTGTAGGTTGATCTACTCCAACACCTTTTTGAAATTCTTGACGACTTCTCTAGAAAGAGTGGTCCTCAAATTTCATTGATAAAAGAAGAGGTTCCCCTACAACCAAATAGGTTAATATTGAAagtaataatgttatttattttgattttatatgtattttaattgCTTTGGacttaatattttgaattgttgtttagggttaaaaatttatttgttctATGCAGTTATGACTGTCGCATTTTAGTTGTCAAATATATCAAGTTGTGGGATGGTTCACAACAATTACACCATGATAATAGTTATTTTCATGAGTTTACACCTTTAATTTAGAGTTTGATAATTGGAATCTGATTCCATGATATATTATTCAAAATGACCTCATACGTTTTCGTCAAGAAATGATTTTCTCTTGGGTGTTGGATGAGCGTAATGTTGAACGAGAAGTCGTCTTGACATATTTGGAACTGGATTGTCCTTGATCATGATGacatgtttttcttgtaattgtacAGTTTCGTTCTTATTTACAAAAATGTAACTTATTATGAGTACACGTGAACAATATATATACATTTGTTTGATGAATGAAAGTAATTTGAGTTTGATTTAAGTTATTTAATTCATATATCATTTGAATGGAATgcaataaatttgttttttcttttttgtgtaaGCAGGTATGCATTGTACATAGTGTAGTATTGTTATATatcattctttggacacaaaTGTGTCATTGAACGAACGAATGTGAAGTTGTATGTTAATAAATTCACTGATATTGAGTGTTGTTTTTTAGTGAAAACGTTTATTGGTACTGTTGGATATAACATGCGTCTGTTATCACATAACATACCTTAGTTTCTATGAGTGGTAACCCATGCCAACTTTTGTGTAGGGTCATGTTTTTTATGTTAGTTATTGGGATTCATCATTTGGCAGTGCATGATGTATGTGAAGGCACCTAGGAGGAGGGTATGAACGTGAATTGGGTGGCGAACCCATGTAGTGGTGGTCATAGGATGTTGAACTttggagctttgatgtttcaaatccacatggagcctgaagttgtgctgctttttggtttgggttttgattaggttgtttagaatcGTTGTTAAGATCATATCTAAttcctacacaaagcttgatctatcagttttaaaagaaacaaagtgtttttccaagcaaagggaaaacaaccaattgaatcATCGAGATAATCAGTTGCTTATCACTTAGCTGGCTTGAGGTTTCTGAAACTGCCTTTTGAATTAGTTATGCAACTGCTTGactcattcaaccggttaaatgtgtgttttcataacagtgttttgaaagcttgttttaattgattcagTGATTAAAACTGCCTTAAACGGTTACATTTCGAAGTTATAAATATAGTCTCTCTTTAAAAGCAAAATACACATTCAAATATAACAAGTATTGATACAAATTTGAGATCAAAGAAAGAGATTTGTTTTTGAAAGGATTTTTTCAAAGGtgcaagattgttgttcaaGCTTTGTTTCTTGTATTGTGCAAATCCAGGTGTTTTGTGTGAagtgttgcaaagagggtgagtaggctttgtgggattcaaaagtcacctctttgtggtgtgttgtaatctggttgtgattactagtggaactcaaAGGATTGtttgagaactggatgtagctctgtgttagtgaaccagtataaaccttttGTATAAATCTCTCATCCTGTCAAACTCTCTTtaattgtttgtgttaattcaTTTCTGCTGCTGGTATAAACCACCGACTAAAACGAAgttttaaccggttaaaattcCGATAACAGTTTTTGTTTGATTGCTTATCTGgattgtttgataaagatttattctaaatcaagtctttgcgaaaatctttcactaaacaattcaccccccccccccccccccccttcccttttgtttaagccatcatttcttacaattggcatcaaaAGTTAGGTTCTTGAAAATTACTCAAGttcttgtttctgtttttttttttttttttgaaaaatctttTTTATGGCTGACAAAAtgtcttttggggaaggtgcttccatAAAGAGGTCATCACTGTTTTGTGGGGttaattaccagttttggaaggttataatgaaaatctttatgtaCTCAACTGATAAGGGTATTTGGGAATCAATTGAAAGTGGTCCCTTTATACCTCAAGTCAAAAGAGATGAGGTTTTTGTTGATAAACCTTCATCTGAATGGACTGAGGCTGAAAGTAAAAGAGTCAAGTTTGATTGGATTGCCAAGAATATAATAACCTCTACTTTAAGCTGTGATGAATTTTTCAAGGTTTCACAGTGTAGCTCTGCAAAGGAAATGTGAAATATCCTAGAAGTCACACATGAAGGTACAAAGGATGTCAAGCgagctaggaagcatgctcTGATTCAAGAGTATGAACTTTTCAGAATGCAAAAGGGAGAATCCATCtgtgatgtgcagaaaaggttttcTCACATTGTGAATCACTTGATGAGTCTTGGTAAGACTTTTGACAAAGaggagttgaacatcaagataCTGAAACgtcttgatagaacatggcaGCCAAAGGTCACTGCCATCTCAGAATCAAAGGATCTCACCTCATTGTCTGTTGCATCTCTGTTTgataagcttagagaacatgagctTGAAATAAATAGGCTTGATGTCCAAGAAAGCGAGGACAAGCACAACAAGGGCATAATACTCAAAGCTTGCAATCACAAGCACCAACCAAACTCGAGTGGAAGTGATGAAGAAAACATAAGTTTGTTAtcaagaaaaatcagcaagttcttgaagaaaagacaagcTTCAAAGAGGTATGGTTAAAAAAAACCTAGTGATTTTAATACTAATAAATATACTTGCTATGACTGTGGAGAACAGAGTCATATTAAGGCCGAATGTTCCAATAATGAAATCAAAGAAAAGGTTGACTTcaagaaggagaaaaagggaaaagctAAGAAGGCCTATGTAGCATGGGATGATAATGAAGTGTCATCTTCAAGCTCTtcagatgatgaagaagaaaatttgTGCCTTAAAGCTTCAGTATCAAGTAGCATGGGTTCTACATCCTCAAGTAAAGGTAACAATTATTATCAATTGCTTGATGCCTTTaatgaaactcatgaagaagctaaccgattgacACTTTCtctcaaccggttgaaaggttTAAATAGCTGGTTGGAAAATAAAGTCAAGTCTTTAGAGGAAGAACTGAGCAAAACAAaacaagattttgaaaaccttgatttAGTTTACAAAAAACTCTTCTTAGTATTGTGAAtcaaaagtttgtgaaaaatgTGAGAGTCTTAAAAGAAAGATTCACTATAACTCTAAAAAATCCCCAAAATTAAACATTTCCACACTCTAActtaaaaaaactcaaaatcgaAACAAATACATAATCAAAACCAACATGTACAAAATCTGATGGAAAAATAATAACTCAAATCGCATTAAAAATCACACTCCAAACCGCAATCCAAAATACAATCGAAATCGCAATGTTGCTCGAAATCTCTCTGGAACTCAAAATCACACTCTGGACAAAGCTCAAAATGATTCACAAAAGCTATGCACATTTCAATTTTTTCCATCTGAGCAAGTAAGTCCCACAAtcgaatataaaattaatttttatatccAAAGTACACCGTTGTAATCTGACGCATCACAAATGGGTTGTTGTACTCAAAATAAAACATTGTAAAGATGACTGAAATTCAGTATTTATTACACATTGCAGTAGtgaatatttatttgtataatgTCCCCATCTTTTGTTCACCCTTGCATACAAAGTCTCTGAGCATACATAGACATAGAAAGATCACTGAAATGAAGTATTCATTAGacatatttagtgaatatttgtatttgtataaTGTCCGGATGCATAGAAAGTGTGGGAGTTTAAGTTACAACAGGTTGGACGAGAGCTTTGATAACTTCAAGACCTCCCTTC harbors:
- the LOC137822390 gene encoding uncharacterized protein is translated as MSFGEGASIKRSSLFCGVNYQFWKVIMKIFMYSTDKGIWESIESGPFIPQVKRDEVFVDKPSSEWTEAESKRVKFDWIAKNIITSTLSCDEFFKVSQCSSAKEIMQKGESICDVQKRFSHIVNHLMSLGKTFDKEELNIKILKRLDRTWQPKVTAISESKDLTSLSVASLFDKLREHELEINRLDVQESEDKHNKGIILKACNHKHQPNSSGSDEENIKQSHIKAECSNNEIKEKVDFKKEKKGKAKKAYVAWDDNEVSSSSSSDDEEENLCLKASVSSSMGSTSSSKGNNYYQLLDAFNETHEEANRLTLSLNRLKGLNSWLENKVKSLEEELSKTKQDFENLDLVYKKLFLVL